In Streptomyces hawaiiensis, one genomic interval encodes:
- a CDS encoding serine/threonine-protein kinase yields the protein MARKIGSRYTAHQILGRGSAGTVWLGEGPEGPVAIKLLREDLASDQELVGRFVQERTALLGLEHPHVVSVRDLVVDGNDLALVMDLVRGTDLRTRLDRDRRLSPEAAAAIAADIADGLAAAHAAGVVHRDVKPENVLLDMQGPLGPGGSHRALLTDFGVAKLIDTPRRTKATKIIGTPDYLAPEIVEGLPPRASVDIYALATVLYELLAGFTPFGGGHPGAVLRRHVTETVVPLPGIPDELWQLLVQCLAKAPASRLRASELGARLRELLPMLTGMPPLEVDEPDTESAEEADREEQPAGPAPAGERVRRRGAVPLVPGAKPADSNRDTHTSMRVPAPDELAGGAHGTARAPRTAGAPRPGSARNRAATRRRRVALGAGAVALAAAIGVGAWLSTSGDDGSAPPQDTRNSAPQSP from the coding sequence TTGGCACGGAAGATCGGCAGCCGGTACACCGCCCACCAGATCCTCGGGCGGGGCAGCGCCGGCACGGTGTGGCTGGGCGAGGGCCCCGAAGGTCCCGTCGCCATCAAGCTGCTGCGCGAGGACCTCGCGTCGGACCAGGAACTCGTCGGACGCTTCGTCCAGGAGCGAACCGCCCTGCTCGGCCTGGAGCACCCGCACGTGGTGTCGGTGCGCGACCTGGTCGTCGACGGCAACGACCTGGCGCTCGTCATGGACCTCGTCCGCGGCACCGACCTGCGCACCCGGCTGGACCGGGACCGGCGCCTGTCCCCCGAGGCGGCCGCCGCGATCGCGGCCGACATCGCCGACGGACTGGCGGCCGCGCACGCCGCGGGTGTGGTGCACCGGGACGTCAAGCCGGAGAACGTCCTGCTGGACATGCAGGGCCCGCTCGGCCCGGGCGGCTCCCACCGCGCGCTGCTGACCGACTTCGGCGTGGCCAAGCTCATCGACACCCCGCGCCGGACCAAGGCCACGAAGATCATCGGCACTCCGGACTATCTCGCCCCGGAGATCGTCGAGGGCCTGCCCCCGCGCGCCTCCGTCGACATCTACGCGCTCGCCACGGTCCTCTACGAGCTGCTGGCGGGCTTCACCCCCTTCGGCGGCGGCCACCCGGGCGCGGTCCTGCGCCGGCACGTCACGGAGACGGTCGTCCCGCTGCCCGGCATCCCGGACGAGCTGTGGCAGCTGCTGGTGCAGTGCCTGGCCAAGGCCCCGGCCTCGCGGCTGCGGGCCTCGGAGCTCGGAGCCCGGCTGCGGGAGCTGCTGCCGATGCTGACGGGCATGCCCCCGCTGGAGGTGGACGAGCCGGACACCGAGTCCGCGGAGGAGGCCGACCGGGAGGAGCAGCCCGCCGGACCGGCGCCGGCCGGGGAGCGGGTCCGGCGGCGGGGCGCGGTCCCCCTGGTGCCGGGCGCGAAGCCGGCCGACTCCAACCGCGACACCCACACCTCGATGCGCGTCCCCGCCCCCGACGAGCTGGCCGGCGGCGCCCACGGCACGGCCAGGGCCCCGCGCACCGCGGGCGCCCCCCGCCCGGGATCGGCCCGCAACCGCGCCGCCACCCGGCGCCGCCGGGTGGCCCTGGGAGCGGGCGCGGTCGCCCTCGCGGCGGCGATCGGCGTCGGCGCCTGGCTGTCGACATCGGGCGACGACGGCAGCGCGCCACCCCAGGACACGAGGAACTCGGCCCCGCAGTCCCCCTGA